TGCATCCCGCTGTACGTACCCCCGGACAAATATGTCACTGGACTTTTCCCCAGTGAAGTAATCATCGTCTTCCAGTATTACTTCGTCTGTATTCCAAATAATCACCCTGAGCTCATATCTGGTAAAGGGAGGAGGACATACACATAGACACTGCACATGGGAAGCTAAATTGTAGGaaaaattaattattattattattatttttagtatatttttatgtatatttctgtaattatattataattttttatattgttatttttaatatatttgtattttttttattattatattttcaaCTTGGgaaaaaattgaaattaaaattgggacctacatttaaaaatatattttaaaataaatcaaagcaaACGAGACATTTTGAAATTGAAGTAGAATTGGttggaaaaatatttgaattttttttttgtatttagcaATAGTGGCACCttcactctgtttttttttaatgatgtcaTTCGCCACATAATGTTCAATCAAACTGCCGTTACTACAAATAAACTTTAGCACCATACCTTGTCATTGGCACGAAAATCTTCCCACGCCGCCAAACTATATATTTCTGTTCCACTTTTATTCAGGGATGCAGCACGCTGCCTTCCAAGCTCACCTTTTGGGCTTCCGTGGTGCTATCTCAATGGCCGGCCCAGGAGCCGGCATGTCGGCAGGAAACATGTCCACCCACATCTCGATTCGCCCCTTTAGCACACGAGGACATCGGTCAAACCAAGcgcgcctttttttttctccccctccccCTTACCTGCTCAATGCCCGGTTTATCGGGGTTCAACAAGGGCCTGGTCTCCACGTGTTCCGGAACGAGCCGGCAGCCCACTCGCGGGATCTCCTCCCAGTGGTTCAGCGCCGTCAGAGCTAAatgttcttcagtctgcttctTCAAACCTTTTGAGTGTGAGCGAATCACTTTATTAGAAATAATGACGCTTAATTACGGCGTGCCGTCCTACCGTTTTCATCCTCGATCTCGGTGGGTCCCACGAAAACGCAGTTGGCCACCTTGACTTTCCCTCCCGGGCTGTACTGAGGAGGATCAATCTTGGCTTCCTTACAGAGCTTTGCGAGGATCTGGCTGGGCTTCAAAGGATCTCGCCAAGTATTGTACCCGTGGCTAATGTAGACAAAATGCAAATTATTGggagcagtcaaagtcaaatgtgGACATACCAAAGATGGCTTACAGAGAGTAGGTGGAGGAGATGCCGCAGGTGGCTCTGTATTTGCTGTAAAAACGATTCTCCAAGTCGATCTTGGTCTCTCCGATCAGGTCATCCGTGCCCACCAGGTCCCAGTCGTACACGGAAACCGTAAGCATGGACTCCATGGGGAATGTCGCTTCGATGTCAAACGCCctgaaagacaagatggacaaaGACATATGATTCAAATTTTTGCTTTGAATCCAAATCTGGGAGTTGACTCACTTTCCAAACACAGGATTGAGCTGTTTGGAGATGTAGTTCTCTTTGTCCCTGACTTCGGATTTTCCCAGTTTAATGACGACGTATGGGTCTGCCTTTCCGTTGATGTCTGCAGGATGAAGATCCGTGGCCTGGAGGACAATAAGATGGCTCAAGTTTGACGTCCGGGTGGGTTTGGACGTAGCGGGCAACGTACCCTGACCACGTACACCCGAACGAGCACGCCGATGGGGTCGTTATGAGGAATGCTCTGGAACATGCCCATGTTTGGATCGAATCCAACGTCTTTTGTCATCTCCTCGGACAATGGTACTTTGTACATGCACAAGGAACCCTGAACACAGTTTTAACGAATCAACTATTTGAATCAACTCTTTTGTTGACTCTTTTTGAATCAACTCTTTTGTTGACTCTTTTTGAATCAACTCTTTTGATTCTTCACAAAAAAGACCTTAAATCGCCCAACAATGCGGTCCTCATCCAGAGCGTGTTCATCGTCGTCGCCAGCTTTCCCTCTGTACAGGTTGAAGGTATGcagccagtcttcaaagttgccGTACTCGGTCTCCAGCTCCTTGTTGTACACCTGAGACGATACAATTTGTTCTATGTCACAAAATGCAAAGAAAAAAGTTCCGCAGGGCTCTGTTTTAAGCCCCATTTTGTCGCATACCATCAACTCGTCCACTCTGGATTTAACTGTTCGTTTTTCGGCCGCATCCACCGTGTgactcttcttcttctccttggcaCTTCTCTTCTCCTTGTGCCTCTCCCTCATCCTGTGGCCTTTCCGGATAACGTCATCGTATTTGATATCTGCGAATTGAATGTTTTGTAGTCGAGTCATCCAAAATTATTCTAGCGGGACTTGTCAGTTCCATACCTGCCGTCTCAGCTGCAATTTCCAGGTCTTCTCGCTCCTCTGCTTCGGCCTGAGCTGCTTCCTGAGCTCTGATGGTCTACAGAGGTTTTGAAATTTATAatgatttattcttttttttggtaATAATTCTCATTGTCTTCACAAACCTCTTTCAATGTTTCGATGGAAGCAAAATATTTGGACCACCAATCCAGCACGCTCTCGTCTGTGTCGTCCTCTTCATCCAGAGctcccttcttcttctttttcttcttctttttgtctCGGTCACTCTCTTCCTCAATCTATTCAAAACAGATTAGAAATTtaagtttttaaatattttttttttttttagtactcTTTGCTCATTGTTCTGTCGGAACAAACACTTACCATGTCAACTTTTACAACAGCATCAGAAGTCTACAAATAAACATCAGAATATCGGAGATGAGTTTAATTCATTGCAAAATTTTTTGAGATTCTACAAAAACTATACGCTCGTAATTCAAAGTACTTACAGCATCTAACTTGACACACGTATCCATTTTCCGGATGGCGGGTTCCATGGAGTCCATGTTGATAACGATTTCGCCTGCAGAGGGCGCAAGGAAATGCTACAATGGTATTTTTTAtctttactaaaaaaaaaaacagaaactaaTCTTTGCTACCTGTGCTGCTCCAGTTTCTGGACGTCTTGTCGGGGGTGCAGTAGAGGAACCGCCTCAGACTCGTGACCGCATGGGAACCCACCAGCGCGTAGCGACCGAAAGCTCGGCAGTCCACCACCCTGATGTTGAGCGGCGGGTGAAGGAGCTCATTTTCAGGAAGGTCCTAATGAAAAAGGTTGTTGTCAACATTAAAAATCCTAACTCCCATTTCTGCTCCTGCCTTTGGAGATACTCACCACCTCAAACCATTTAACCAACGTGCTGAAATTTGGGTTCTTCTTGTAGTTCTGGATGACGACAGATTGAACACCTTTCCCAGCGCACTCAATGTCCACACGGGGGCGATCCACCTGGGCCAGGTTGACCCTCTTGAGGTCCCTCAAGCCCCAAAACAAAACCTGGACCGGCCAAAAATCAACTTCTTATTCTGTTGTAAATAGAAACCAAAACTAAATCCCACCTCGATGCGGTAGCGGCTCAGAACGGGTCGGATCCCCATTGGAACCGGGATAATCGGACCTCGCTCGGAATCTGTCGCTCCTTCCAGCGGAGGAAGATCCGCCGTCCCTCCTTGACCAATCTAACGAGGGTTCGGAGAGAATATTTCTGTGATTTCTGATTTCTGTGTGGCTCCGTAAATAAAAATCAACTTGATTTGAACGCATCCATGTTAGCTATTAGCATTGTCTCCTGGATTTCGATGCTTCCTCtgcatgatgatgatggatgAAGGTTCAGGAAGTGAGATTAAAGAGATGAAAAGAGAAGAGCACCTTTATCTGAGGAACGGCAAAGTTATGGACAGCGATGAGAGCTCGTCTAACCTCCTCGCCATCGAAAGGGATCTGGACGGGTGGTTTCACAAGAGAGGGAAAAGAAAGAGGGATGCCCAGTAGTTCATTTGAAATGGGAAAATGATAACAACACCAGGTGAGTTCTAGTCAGAAATAAGTTGGAGTTGGTATGGAAGACAGGAAAtggaaaccatttttttttttcagcccacATCATTTACCTGAAGGAGCTCAAAGGCAGCCAGCAGTTCTCCAGCAGTGCAGTTCCCTCTGTAGATCTGAAAGTACTCCAGCTGGGGCGGAAACCTCGGAGGGCCGTAGTGCTCTTCGCACATTTTGATGGTGGGCTTGGCGAACGTGCGACCTATGAACTCCGCTTTGCCCTGGACGCGGCATCATAGCGATGGAGAGTTGGGGTTAGGTGAGGATGGGGTGGGAGGGTGCAGTTTCCACCACCACCCACTTGAGGGCAGTGTTGGTTAGATTTATATATGGAAAGTGTTTCAATGGGAATGGAAAGGAATTTGGAGGTATTGGGCCAAACAGGAAATTTTCAgggaaatttagttttttttctttatcttacacttaaaataaaaataaataaaaatcaataaaaattaataaacataaataaaaataaaaaaaaataaaatagtgccaCTTGTGGGATGATTGAACTGAATATTTCCCACccccaagaaaaaaacataaatcaCAATATTCTCCTGAAAATGATGATTTCACACTCTATTTAAACAAAGACAGGAGGTGCACAGAAGGTCAGAAGATGGAAAGAGAAGCAAAGGGCTTTCATGAGAGTCGACCGTTGTTTTTCTCCGATGTCACCGAGCGCAAACCCTACCACTGTGTCTTGGTCGTAAATTTCCACCACGATGATCGGCGGGTCGTCTCTCAGCTCGCCGGCCTCCCCAAACAGCTCCACAttgtcaaaaaccagaagctggTCCCAAGTGGGGCACAGGGTCTCGCTCAGAACCTGCAGAACATAGTTAGGtcttgaaaaatgacaaaatatcgCCATTTTGAGAGTCAGGCTTTACCTCAGTGACCTGACTATGCGTGGAGAAGAAGACTCTGGCGAAGGGGTCGGAGAGGCCGCTGCTGTCGGCGGCGAACAGGCTTCGCGCTTGGTACATGTGCGCCCTCAGCTGGAAGACCTGCTTCACTGtcggacacaaaaaaaaacccaatcaGCTCCAAAAACATTTCTCGGAAACCAAATTGGCACTCACTGTTATACACCAAGCTGACAGGTGGTACAGAGAGAAGAAGGTTGGGGGCTGTTTTAGGAGCTTTGACCTCCTCAAAACCGTTGGGAAGACCGCTGAGGAATTCTTTCTTTTGCTTCGTGAGTCCCAGCCACAAGTATAACTCCAGCTTGGCCTGAACGGTCCAACCGGCCGGCCCGAAACCTTTTTTACCGGGCAGCTGTGGACAAAACATCAGAGGTGGGACTCTGGAGGTTGGAAGCCAGCGAGCAGGTGACACCATACCTTAAGAAAGACAGCTTTGACTTTGCCGCAGTCCTTCCCCGTCTCCTCATCCACGAGCGAGTAGAGGATGTCCTTGGATGGAATCCGGGCGTAGGCGATGCGTTTATTGTTGCTCATCATCCACACGAACACGTCGGGGATGCTGTGTTGGGGCTGGATAAGAATCAGATCATGAGATCGGAACATCTCGGAGATGATTCTGGTTTGGAGCGTCTACCTCGTCGGCGAGGAAGCGAAGCCTCTGCAGGAAGTTTTGCACGATTTTCAATTTGTCTTTCACTGTGTTCCTCTTCACTTGCGTCCTCATCTGTTTGGCCTGCTGGCCCATGTTGTCCTACAAAAACCGAGACAATCAGCGAGAATCTATCTGGAGTGTTTAAAAATGGACGCATTACCATCTCTCTCATGCAGGACTTGAGTCTTTCCCGGTCCAGTTTGGTTCTCCCGGCCTGGTTTAAGTCCTTGTTGGCCAAATTCATAAAGCGACTGGGAAAAGAGtaaaaacatgaaaatattGCCGCCATTTTGACAAAAGTAAACAATGGCGCTGACCTGCAGCCAACGCTCAGTTCCTCCAGAACTCCTCTGAGTCGGCGCTCCGGAAAGGCCTTCTCTGTCTTGATGATCTCCTGAACATCATTGATGCCTTCCTCCTGCGCACCAAACAAGAGAGTGAGAAGAAAAGCCATAAATGGGGTGGAGGGCAAAAGAAGCGCACCGACCAGCTTGTCGGCAATCTTGTCCATCATGTTGGAGTTGTACAGTCGTCGTCTCTGGTCTTGCCACCAGCTTTTGATGTACACGCATGGTTTCTTCTCCAAGTAGGGAAGGTGAAAGTAATTCCTGTGGAGGAACAAGCAGCTGCGTTGGATTTTGGGGTGAAAGGTCATTTGGCGTTCTCGGATGTGACCTTTCTGACCTGTCTGTGATGACGGGCCTCACGTGGGGCGTGCAGGAGACCGACTCCAGGTCGCTTTCTTCATCGGCTTCGTCTTCGCTGGAGTTCTGGATGAGTTCGCTGTCCTCGTCGTCGTTCTCGTcatcctttttcttctttctcgaCAATGACGGCTTGCTGGTGCCGTCTATCTGGTTGCCGTAGTTACCTTAGTCGGAGGTGCATCATCACAAGGTCAACCTTCAAGCTTCGACGAGAAGAAAAGAAAGCCACTTCCGTACCTATGGTGACCTCAAACGTAATCGGCTTGTCGCCGATCTTTCGGTCAATCATGGTGGCCTCCAGGAAGGCTCCGAAGAGAAAGAACTCCTCCATCTTCCCCGTGGCGCTCTGACAGAAGAAGGACACAGGGACAATAAAAAACTCTACTAATTAAGTGACTCGATTCTTCACCTCGGAGATGTTGGAGACGGAATCTATCTGCACGTCGGTGGAGCTGAGGATCTCCGGGGAGCTGGTGTCCAGGACCTCCACAGCCACGGATAGCAGCAGACGGGCCCGGAAGGACACGCCCTCGCCCAGTCCATCGTTCAGATCCTGGTGCTCATCCATCAAGGTGTACTGGCGTGTAGAGCCGTACATGTTGGCCCAAGCCGGACCCAAGGTCGGCAAGAACCCTGAAGCACGTGGAAGCAATTAAGAAgacatcctattttttttttttttttttttaatgacctaCCTCTGTCACCATCATTGGATATTTTGCGCAGGTCAATGAAGTGGGTTCCAATGGCCACGTCGTTCACCTTATCCGAGTCGCGGATTTGGACCTTCAAGCGTTTGCAGAGCGGAGGGAAGAGCTCGGTGAAGACGATCTGCTCATTCCAGATGGGTTCGTAActgcttttctggactgaggtcTTTCCCTGCGGACAGTagatgttttgaaaatgacccTTGTAGTAGTTAGCCCAACTTTGGCGGGAATTTACCTTCTGCCCAGAAAAGTGCACTTGAACATAAGGATCCACCAGGTCCCGATTTTCTCCTATGAAGGCCTTCTTCACGTTAGCCATAATGTTGGTGTTCATCTTAGGTAGACCCTCGGCACGGTAGACCTTCACGTAGAATCTCGCCCACTGACGCTCGGCTGGAATCCCTTCGGGAAGAAGCAGGTTCCTGGAAGAAGTGAAGATCTTGAGAAGCTAAAGGTCTCGGTGGATTAATATTTGAGATCCGGCCTACCCCTCGATGTCATCCTCGTCGGTCTCGTTGGCTTTGTGCGGAGTCTTGATGTTGTCGCCTTTACCCACCACGGCGATGTCGCACTTCAAGTATCCTTTGCATCCCGCTGTGATATCAACCGGGTCGGACAGGATGGCCCACTTGTGGTAGAACTGATGTTCTGGAATCCACCAAGAAACATTTCAGTAGCATGGACGTACTCATAGCTCAGGTATTGTCGCTTACCAGGCTGATGATAAACAGTCCCGACGTCCATCTTGAAAGTTCCTACCAACGTCCCGCTCCGAAGAAGGTTTTTCGAGTGGATAACCTTGACCGAAGAACGTTAACGATGAATTAACGATTGGACGGTAAAAAAAAGGGTGGAGAGCTTACCGAGAGCTTAACGATCTTATCAAACATGACATCAGGCGGGACGTGGAAGTCGAAGACAAAGTACTGCGGGGGGGAGAAGAAAATCATTTCATATCGTGTTAGCAGATATCAATATTAGTGTTCAATGGCAAAATTGAggagatgataaaaaaaaaaagctgtgctAGTCATCTTTTGTGAAGATGGCTTTCACCTTTAAAAAAGAAGCCAAGCGTTTAGCGTCATTCCTAATCTACCTCACCTCCATTCACGGCACCATAAACATCCATGAATGATAGCAAGCTCCACCGAAGGGTGAGAAAGTAAGTCTGGGAAGATGTGAGGGCCATTACTCTG
This genomic stretch from Syngnathus scovelli strain Florida chromosome 20, RoL_Ssco_1.2, whole genome shotgun sequence harbors:
- the otofa gene encoding otoferlin isoform X1 gives rise to the protein MMSLTLHLKSVANLRGKGDRVAKVTFRGSSFFSRVAANCDDVAHFNEMFRWPLASRLDGSEMLEIQVFNYSKVFSNRSVGTFCMVLQKVAEEGQLQLTDTLIDDNNTSINTSVTIEIRYQSMDGAAGMWSNGEHLDVPDDRDGIFTFETDSLLSGQSRGSGTSAKRSLQGSIPTFRKSGNRVFAAMKLGKIRSSRDDHKKDEPAVLDTEDLDKKAMRLAGMLEPDAISLASVTAVTTNISNKRSKPDIKMEPSSGRPVDYQISITIIEARQLIGLNMDPVVCVEIGDEKKYTSMKESTNCPYYNEYFVFDFHVPPDVMFDKIVKLSVIHSKNLLRSGTLVGTFKMDVGTVYHQPEHQFYHKWAILSDPVDITAGCKGYLKCDIAVVGKGDNIKTPHKANETDEDDIEGNLLLPEGIPAERQWARFYVKVYRAEGLPKMNTNIMANVKKAFIGENRDLVDPYVQVHFSGQKGKTSVQKSSYEPIWNEQIVFTELFPPLCKRLKVQIRDSDKVNDVAIGTHFIDLRKISNDGDRGFLPTLGPAWANMYGSTRQYTLMDEHQDLNDGLGEGVSFRARLLLSVAVEVLDTSSPEILSSTDVQIDSVSNISESATGKMEEFFLFGAFLEATMIDRKIGDKPITFEVTIGNYGNQIDGTSKPSLSRKKKKDDENDDEDSELIQNSSEDEADEESDLESVSCTPHVRPVITDRNYFHLPYLEKKPCVYIKSWWQDQRRRLYNSNMMDKIADKLEEGINDVQEIIKTEKAFPERRLRGVLEELSVGCSRFMNLANKDLNQAGRTKLDRERLKSCMREMDNMGQQAKQMRTQVKRNTVKDKLKIVQNFLQRLRFLADEPQHSIPDVFVWMMSNNKRIAYARIPSKDILYSLVDEETGKDCGKVKAVFLKLPGKKGFGPAGWTVQAKLELYLWLGLTKQKKEFLSGLPNGFEEVKAPKTAPNLLLSVPPVSLVYNMKQVFQLRAHMYQARSLFAADSSGLSDPFARVFFSTHSQVTEVLSETLCPTWDQLLVFDNVELFGEAGELRDDPPIIVVEIYDQDTVGKAEFIGRTFAKPTIKMCEEHYGPPRFPPQLEYFQIYRGNCTAGELLAAFELLQIGQGGTADLPPLEGATDSERGPIIPVPMGIRPVLSRYRIEVLFWGLRDLKRVNLAQVDRPRVDIECAGKGVQSVVIQNYKKNPNFSTLVKWFEVDLPENELLHPPLNIRVVDCRAFGRYALVGSHAVTSLRRFLYCTPDKTSRNWSSTGEIVINMDSMEPAIRKMDTCVKLDATSDAVVKVDMIEEESDRDKKKKKKKKKGALDEEDDTDESVLDWWSKYFASIETLKETIRAQEAAQAEAEEREDLEIAAETADIKYDDVIRKGHRMRERHKEKRSAKEKKKSHTVDAAEKRTVKSRVDELMVYNKELETEYGNFEDWLHTFNLYRGKAGDDDEHALDEDRIVGRFKGSLCMYKVPLSEEMTKDVGFDPNMGMFQSIPHNDPIGVLVRVYVVRATDLHPADINGKADPYVVIKLGKSEVRDKENYISKQLNPVFGKAFDIEATFPMESMLTVSVYDWDLVGTDDLIGETKIDLENRFYSKYRATCGISSTYSLHGYNTWRDPLKPSQILAKLCKEAKIDPPQYSPGGKVKVANCVFVGPTEIEDENGLKKQTEEHLALTALNHWEEIPRVGCRLVPEHVETRPLLNPDKPGIEQGRIEMWVDMFPADMPAPGPAIEIAPRKPKRYELRVIIWNTDEVILEDDDYFTGEKSSDIFVRGYVQRDAAKQMAPAASPAVCRVDLFCLHLTTYFFCFHLSRVCPSLVFVACLLLVCSFELRVIIWNTDDVILEDDAFLTGEKMSDIYVRGWLKGQQEDRQDTDVHYHSLTGEGNFNWRFVFPFDYLMAEEKIVISKKESMFSWDETEYKIPARLTLQVWDADHFSADDFLGAIELDLNRFPRGAKTSKQCSIDLIRNEQELPSISIFKQKRVKGWWPFVARDENDEMELTGKVEAELHLVTAEEAEKSPVGLGRNEPDPLEKPNRPDTSFMWLLGPLKSIRYFLWHNYRWLILKVLGLILLLLMLGIFLYSIPGYLVKKILGV
- the otofa gene encoding otoferlin isoform X2; this translates as MMSLTLHLKSVANLRGKGDRVAKVTFRGSSFFSRVAANCDDVAHFNEMFRWPLASRLDGSEMLEIQVFNYSKVFSNRSVGTFCMVLQKVAEEGQLQLTDTLIDDNNTSINTSVTIEIRYQSMDGAAGMWSNGEHLDVPDDRDGIFTFETDSLLSGQSRGSGTSAKRSLQGSIPTFRKSGNRVFAAMKLGKIRSSRDDHKKDEPAVLDTEDLDKKAMRLAGMLEPDAISLASVTAVTTNISNKRSKPDIKMEPSSGRPVDYQISITIIEARQLIGLNMDPVVCVEIGDEKKYTSMKESTNCPYYNEYFVFDFHVPPDVMFDKIVKLSVIHSKNLLRSGTLVGTFKMDVGTVYHQPEHQFYHKWAILSDPVDITAGCKGYLKCDIAVVGKGDNIKTPHKANETDEDDIEGNLLLPEGIPAERQWARFYVKVYRAEGLPKMNTNIMANVKKAFIGENRDLVDPYVQVHFSGQKGKTSVQKSSYEPIWNEQIVFTELFPPLCKRLKVQIRDSDKVNDVAIGTHFIDLRKISNDGDRGFLPTLGPAWANMYGSTRQYTLMDEHQDLNDGLGEGVSFRARLLLSVAVEVLDTSSPEILSSTDVQIDSVSNISESATGKMEEFFLFGAFLEATMIDRKIGDKPITFEVTIGNYGNQIDGTSKPSLSRKKKKDDENDDEDSELIQNSSEDEADEESDLESVSCTPHVRPVITDRNYFHLPYLEKKPCVYIKSWWQDQRRRLYNSNMMDKIADKLEEGINDVQEIIKTEKAFPERRLRGVLEELSVGCSRFMNLANKDLNQAGRTKLDRERLKSCMREMDNMGQQAKQMRTQVKRNTVKDKLKIVQNFLQRLRFLADEPQHSIPDVFVWMMSNNKRIAYARIPSKDILYSLVDEETGKDCGKVKAVFLKLPGKKGFGPAGWTVQAKLELYLWLGLTKQKKEFLSGLPNGFEEVKAPKTAPNLLLSVPPVSLVYNMKQVFQLRAHMYQARSLFAADSSGLSDPFARVFFSTHSQVTEVLSETLCPTWDQLLVFDNVELFGEAGELRDDPPIIVVEIYDQDTVGKAEFIGRTFAKPTIKMCEEHYGPPRFPPQLEYFQIYRGNCTAGELLAAFELLQIGQGGTADLPPLEGATDSERGPIIPVPMGIRPVLSRYRIEVLFWGLRDLKRVNLAQVDRPRVDIECAGKGVQSVVIQNYKKNPNFSTLVKWFEVDLPENELLHPPLNIRVVDCRAFGRYALVGSHAVTSLRRFLYCTPDKTSRNWSSTGEIVINMDSMEPAIRKMDTCVKLDATSDAVVKVDMIEEESDRDKKKKKKKKKGALDEEDDTDESVLDWWSKYFASIETLKETIRAQEAAQAEAEEREDLEIAAETADIKYDDVIRKGHRMRERHKEKRSAKEKKKSHTVDAAEKRTVKSRVDELMVYNKELETEYGNFEDWLHTFNLYRGKAGDDDEHALDEDRIVGRFKGSLCMYKVPLSEEMTKDVGFDPNMGMFQSIPHNDPIGVLVRVYVVRATDLHPADINGKADPYVVIKLGKSEVRDKENYISKQLNPVFGKAFDIEATFPMESMLTVSVYDWDLVGTDDLIGETKIDLENRFYSKYRATCGISSTYSLHGYNTWRDPLKPSQILAKLCKEAKIDPPQYSPGGKVKVANCVFVGPTEIEDENGLKKQTEEHLALTALNHWEEIPRVGCRLVPEHVETRPLLNPDKPGIEQGRIEMWVDMFPADMPAPGPAIEIAPRKPKRYELRVIIWNTDEVILEDDDYFTGEKSSDIFVRGWLKGQQEDRQDTDVHYHSLTGEGNFNWRFVFPFDYLMAEEKIVISKKESMFSWDETEYKIPARLTLQVWDADHFSADDFLGAIELDLNRFPRGAKTSKQCSIDLIRNEQELPSISIFKQKRVKGWWPFVARDENDEMELTGKVEAELHLVTAEEAEKSPVGLGRNEPDPLEKPNRPDTSFMWLLGPLKSIRYFLWHNYRWLILKVLGLILLLLMLGIFLYSIPGYLVKKILGV
- the otofa gene encoding otoferlin isoform X3 yields the protein MMSLTLHLKSVANLRGKGDRVAKVTFRGSSFFSRVAANCDDVAHFNEMFRWPLASRLDGSEMLEIQVFNYSKVFSNRSVGTFCMVLQKVAEEGQLQLTDTLIDDNNTSINTSVTIEIRYQSMDGAAGMWSNGEHLDVPDDRDGIFTFETDSLLSGQSRGSGTSAKRSLQGSIPTFRKSGNRVFAAMKLGKIRSSRDDHKKDEPAVLDTEDLDKKAMRLAGMLEPDAISLASVTAVTTNISNKRSKPDIKMEPSSGRPVDYQISITIIEARQLIGLNMDPVVCVEIGDEKKYTSMKESTNCPYYNEYFVFDFHVPPDVMFDKIVKLSVIHSKNLLRSGTLVGTFKMDVGTVYHQPEHQFYHKWAILSDPVDITAGCKGYLKCDIAVVGKGDNIKTPHKANETDEDDIEGNLLLPEGIPAERQWARFYVKVYRAEGLPKMNTNIMANVKKAFIGENRDLVDPYVQVHFSGQKGKTSVQKSSYEPIWNEQIVFTELFPPLCKRLKVQIRDSDKVNDVAIGTHFIDLRKISNDGDRGFLPTLGPAWANMYGSTRQYTLMDEHQDLNDGLGEGVSFRARLLLSVAVEVLDTSSPEILSSTDVQIDSVSNISESATGKMEEFFLFGAFLEATMIDRKIGDKPITFEVTIGNYGNQIDGTSKPSLSRKKKKDDENDDEDSELIQNSSEDEADEESDLESVSCTPHVRPVITDRNYFHLPYLEKKPCVYIKSWWQDQRRRLYNSNMMDKIADKLEEGINDVQEIIKTEKAFPERRLRGVLEELSVGCSRFMNLANKDLNQAGRTKLDRERLKSCMREMDNMGQQAKQMRTQVKRNTVKDKLKIVQNFLQRLRFLADEPQHSIPDVFVWMMSNNKRIAYARIPSKDILYSLVDEETGKDCGKVKAVFLKLPGKKGFGPAGWTVQAKLELYLWLGLTKQKKEFLSGLPNGFEEVKAPKTAPNLLLSVPPVSLVYNMKQVFQLRAHMYQARSLFAADSSGLSDPFARVFFSTHSQVTEVLSETLCPTWDQLLVFDNVELFGEAGELRDDPPIIVVEIYDQDTVGKAEFIGRTFAKPTIKMCEEHYGPPRFPPQLEYFQIYRGNCTAGELLAAFELLQIGQGGTADLPPLEGATDSERGPIIPVPMGIRPVLSRYRIEVLFWGLRDLKRVNLAQVDRPRVDIECAGKGVQSVVIQNYKKNPNFSTLVKWFEVDLPENELLHPPLNIRVVDCRAFGRYALVGSHAVTSLRRFLYCTPDKTSRNWSSTGEIVINMDSMEPAIRKMDTCVKLDATSDAVVKVDMIEEESDRDKKKKKKKKKGALDEEDDTDESVLDWWSKYFASIETLKETIRAQEAAQAEAEEREDLEIAAETADIKYDDVIRKGHRMRERHKEKRSAKEKKKSHTVDAAEKRTVKSRVDELMVYNKELETEYGNFEDWLHTFNLYRGKAGDDDEHALDEDRIVGRFKGSLCMYKVPLSEEMTKDVGFDPNMGMFQSIPHNDPIGVLVRVYVVRATDLHPADINGKADPYVVIKLGKSEVRDKENYISKQLNPVFGKAFDIEATFPMESMLTVSVYDWDLVGTDDLIGETKIDLENRFYSKYRATCGISSTYSLHGYNTWRDPLKPSQILAKLCKEAKIDPPQYSPGGKVKVANCVFVGPTEIEDENGLKKQTEEHLALTALNHWEEIPRVGCRLVPEHVETRPLLNPDKPGIEQGRIEMWVDMFPADMPAPGPAIEIAPRKPKRYELRVIIWNTDEVILEDDDYFTGEKSSDIFVRGWLKGQQEDRQDTDVHYHSLTGEGNFNWRFVFPFDYLMAEEKIVISKKESMFSWDETEYKIPARLTLQVWDADHFSADDFLGAIELDLNRFPRGAKTSKQCSIDLIRNEQELPSISIFKQKRVKGWWPFVARDENDEMELTGKVEAELHLVTAEEAEKSPVGLGRNEPDPLEKPNRPDTTFLWFLSPLKAIRYLVCNRYKWLIIKIVLVLLLLIMLGLFLYSMPGYLVKKLLGA